A window of Desulfitibacter sp. BRH_c19 genomic DNA:
GTTGAAGAAATAGTAGAGGCTCTGCATAAGGAAAAAGAAGTAGATGGTTTAAGTTTAAGTTGTATTAGTACTATTGAATTTGAACCCATAAAAGCAAAAAAAGATGAAATAATGGAAGAGGATCAGGCAGCTAGTGTTTTAGAGGAAACTTTAGTGTTCCATTATGGAGCTTTTGGTATTTTTGTTGATGGTCAAGAAAAAGTAATATTAGAGGATATGAAGCTAGCCGAAAAGGTTGTACAAGATGTAAAAGAAAGTTATTTACCTGCTAATAGTGATAGCGATGAAATAAATATTTTAGAGTTAAAAGCAGCAGAAAAAATTACTATTGAGCCAGTAGAGGTTGATAAGGAAGATATAGTAAGTTATGAAGACGCTTTAGAAGCTCTCAAATTTGGCGAAGAAGAGGTCACTTATTATCAAGTTGAATCAGGTGACTCACTCTGGACCATTGCTGAAAAGAATGGGATGAGAGTTTCAGAATTAGAGGAAGCTAACCCAGAAATAAATGGAACTTTGTTGAATATTGGGCAAGATGTGAGACTAATAAAGCCCGAACCTGCATTTAATGTTCAAGTAAAATATGAGCAGGTTGCAGAGCAGGCAATATCATCTCCAGTAAAGTATGTTAACACAGACTCACTTTTTAGGGGTCAACAAAAGGTTCAGGAAGCAGGATCGAGTGGTAAAAAAGAAGTTACATACTTTATAGAGGTTGAAAACGGGAAAATTTTAGAAAAGAAAATAGTGGATGAAGTGGTAATTGAAGAACCTAAAACCAAGGTGGTTTCTGTTGGAACTAAAGTGATGACAGCTTCCAGGGGTGGAGGTGGGTCAGGCCCCCTCGCTTGGCCTATAAGGGGTTCAATTACATCACCCTATGGATATAGAAGTGGTGGGTTCCATACAGGTATAGATATTAGTGGTAAAACAGGGGATCCAATTTATTCAGCCGAAGCGGGAAGTGTTATATTCTCAGGTTGGAGAGGTGGATATGGCAACTTGGTTATTGTTGACCATGGTGATGGTGTTACTACCTATTATGCTCATGCATCTCAGAGATTAGTTAGTTCTGGAGCCCAGGTAAAAAGAGGAGATTTAGTTGCAAAGGTTGGGAGTACAGGAAATAGTACAGGACCCCATTTGCACTTTGAGGTAAGAATTAATGGCCAACCGGATAATCCCACAAAATACGTGAGAAACTAGATTTAAGCCCCGGATAATATGCCGGGGCTTTGCTATAATATAAGAGGGATGTGAGATATATTATGGATCTAAGTAATATTAAAACAATTGCAGTAGTGGGTGTTTCTAATAAACCATCTAGGGATAGCCATATGGTTGCAAAATATCTAATGGATGCAGGGTTTGAAGTTATTCCTGTAAATCCAAAATTAGAGGAGTTTTTAGGTATTAAAGCATACCCAGACCTTTTATCAATACCTGCTGAGAAAAAAGTCGATATAGTTAATATCTTTAGAAAGTCATCAGAAGTAATGCCTGTAATAGAAAAAGCGATTAAGATTGATGCTAAAAGTATATGGATGCAATTAGGCATTGTTAATGAGGAGGCAGCAGACGTTGCCAAAAAGGCAGGATTAGAAGTAGTGATGGACCAATGCATAAAGATTGCCCATGGTTGTCAAAAATAACATAGAGTCATTTTATTTTCCGTGGAAGAGTTGAGTTTTTGTGCGATAAAATTTTGGAAATTCTCAAATGAGGTGAATTTAAATGCATGATGTAGCAATAGTTGGGGGAGGGCCTGCAGGGTTGACTGCTGCTCTTTATACTGCTAGAAGTGGTAGGAAAACAATTATTATTGAAAAGAGTATGCCTGGTGGACAAGCGGCTTTAACTAGCTGGATAGAAAATTTTCCTGGATTTCCAGAAGGAGTATCCGGGCCTGATTTAATGATGAAGTTTTATCAACAAGCTACCCAGTTTGGTGCAGAAATGATAATAGAAGATGTACTGAACGTAGATTTACATGATGATATTAAGAAAATAAAAACAACCAATAATAATATTGAGGCAATGTCCGTGATTATAGCTTCAGGAGCACAAGCTAGAAAATTAGGTGTGCAAGGTGAAGGAAAATTCCAGGGTAGAGGGGTCTCTTATTGCGCCACCTGTGATGGAGCCTTTTTTAAGGGTAAAAAAGTTGCAGTAGTAGGTGGGGGAGATTCTGCTGTTGAAGAGGCTATCTTTTTAACAAAGTTTGCTAGTCAAGTACAAATTATACATAGGCGCGATGAGTTAAGGGCAACGAAAATTCTTCAGGAAAGAGCCATAAATAATCCTAAAATAAAGTTTGTATATAGTACTGTTGTTGAGGAAATCAAGGGTAACAAGGGTGTAGAAAAAATAGTTGTAAAAGATATAAAAACAGGAGTGGGAAGAGAAGAAGATATAGATGGCGTTTTTGTATTTATTGGGACAGTACCAAATACAGAATGGCTTGAGGGTTTAGATTTGAACGAAAATGGCTATATCCAGACAGATAGTTTTTTAACTACAAATCTGCCTGGAGTATTTGCAGCTGGAGATGTTAGAGAGAAATTTTTTCGTCAAGTATCTACTGCAGTCGGAGATGGAGCAACAGCTGCAATGTCTGCAGAAAGATATCTTGGTGAGAAGTAAATCAATCATCTGATATTAGGTTTAGTGTACTGATCTTTGTTCCAGAAGTTTTCTAAAGCTACATTTTGGACAGCACATAAGAATTTATAGCGAATATCAGAATAATCCTCGCTTAAGCTAGAGACAAGTTTTTTGATTTCTTCTCTTTTTGTCTTTTTGTTTGCTGGACAGGGATTTTTTACAACAGGAATGTTTTTAGTTGTAACGATCTTAATAATTGTACTTTCTTCAAGAGAAATTAACGGTCTGATAAGAGTAATATCAGTTCTATCTAGATAAGATTTAGGTTGAAAAATACCCATCTGTCCATTAAAGATTAGATTCATGAAAAATGTTTCAATGGCATCATCTAGGTGATGTCCAAGGGCAACCTTATTGCAATTTAACTTTTTTGCTGTCTCATAAAGTGCTCCCCTTCTAAGGTTAGCACATAGAGCACAGGGATTTTTCTCTTGCCTAATGTCAAATACAATTTTAGCTATCAGCGTAGGTTCAATGTTAAGCTTTTCTTCTAAACTTGAAACAAAGTTTATTAAGGGTGTAATATCCATATCATCAAAACCTAGTGTAAGTGTGATTGGTACTAAGTCAAACTTAATAGGCAGCTGTTTTTGGAGGGCTGACAGAATATAAAAGAGGGTTGAACTATCTTTGCCCCCTGATAAACCTACTGCAACTCTGTCCCCGTCCTCAATCATTTGATAATTATAGATATTCTTTTTAACTGGCGTAAGAAACCATTTCCTGTCAGTTCTTTTTATGTTTAATGTCACAATAAAAGCTCCTTTATTAAAGAATAGTAACTAAGATTCCTGCTCTAGACTATTAATACAAACAAAATGGGTGGAAGTATATTTCATTATTATAGCAAAAACAAAGTTATTTTGCATAGGTCCACTATCAAATGTGTAAATTAAGCTTACACCTATAACTTAAGGTTTGTCATGGGCCAGATTTTATATAATAATTAATAGGGTGAAAACGAAGCTATTAAAATAGGAGGTGATTTTAAGTGGGTAATGACAAAGGATTACAATCTATCACTATAAGTATTGAAGGTATGTCATGCGGCCATTGTAAAAAAGCAGTAGAGGATGCGTTAAGAACTTTAGATGGAGTTAGTGAGGCTGAGGTAAACCTTGAAGCAAATAATGCAACTGTATCATTTGAAAAAGACAAAATTACTGAAGAAAAAATCAAGGAAGCTGTAACAGAAGCAGGCTACGAAGTTAAGTAAGGTCAAGTAGGAGTCAACCATATGGTTGGCTTTCTTTCATGCGACTATTTTGACATAGTTTCACAATATTATTCAAAATGATTGAGCTAGATTATATATTATCAGTCACTTGAAGGATTTTAAGGAAAAATATAGAAAAAATTAAGAACAGAACCAAATATAGGTTACTATTACTGATGCTACTAAGAAAGGTTTGATGATTATGATACCTATGGAATCGGAAACAATACCACTACTTATTGGTGCTTATACTATTGTAATCTCCATAGCTTTAGGTACTGTTTTGAGGTTATGGTTTAAAAGTAAGGAAAATGCTTTTATTTGGCTAATAGCCCATTTTATAATATTTTCCTTTGCCGTTGTAAAATGGATAAATGTAATTACTGGTGCTACTTTATTGCCTGGTACCACCATGTCATCTGAAAATACGTCTCTTCAAATTGGGCAGGCTGGAATCATATGGGCAATAAGTATCATTTTTTTATTGATTGGTATTTCAAGACTTAGTAAGAAGAAAGATTAATTACTGCGTATTTTCTATAATCTTTTAGAGAAATTGTCCAAGAGTATACTGCTATGAGCTATCTCACTATATTAGTGGTGAAAAGTACAAAGATAACGTGGATAAGGGGTATTATATGAAAAGTAATGTGAAAACAAATGATTTAATAGTAAAGCTTGAGAGTATTTTTGATGATAGCTATGAGAAACTGTATTCATGTGTATATAGAATGATTGGAAACCATCAAGATGCTGAAGATGTTTTGCAGAATTCATTTTTAAGAGCCTATAAAAATATTCAAAAATTTAAGGGTGAATCAGAGTTATATACATGGATATATAGAATTGTAATCAATGAAAGTAATACATTTTTTCAATATATTGATAGGTTGCCAGTGACTAGGATTACTGAAGATTTAAGAATTAGTGAAAAAGAGTTTTTTGATAGTATTAGTTATACTCCTCATTATGATGATAATTTGATCATTGATGAGATGCGAGAAAAATGCTTACAAGGCTTTTTGAACTGTTTGCCTAAGAATCAAAGAATATGTTTCTTATTAAAGACCTGCATGAAGCTTAAAAATCAAGAAATTGCTGAGGTCTTAGATATATCTCTTGAAAATGTTAAGGTGACTCTTCACAGAGGCAGAAAAAAGCTTCAAGAGTTGTTTGAAATGCGCTGTAATTTGATTGACCCTGAGAAACCATGCAAGTGCTATTTATGGATTAAGTTTATGAGAGATCATAATTTGGAAATACCTATGGGACATTATCAAGCAAAAACAGAAGAACTCAAAAAAGATCATTTTAGAAATCTATCTGTACTGAGGAAGATTGATTATTTATATAATGTTGAAGCAATATGGACGAAAGATGAGTTTATTAATAAATTAAAGGGAGCAGTAGAAATAATGTAACCCTTTTGTCTAAGTAAATGTCTAAGTAAATGAAAGACAAACAAATTTAAACGGGGGGCATTTACTATGAAACAAAAAATTATAGCACCATGTGGTATTGATTGCTTTAACTGTGAGCTTTTTGAAGACAATGTAACAGAGGAACTGCAAACTAGATTATCATCCAGCACAAAAATACCTAAAGATAAAATAACTTGTAACGGTTGTATTGACGGCAACGTATGTTTGTTCCTGAAAATTCAAGGCAAGAGCTGCAAAACACGTGATTGCGCTAACGAAAAAGGAGTAAATTATTGTTTTAACTGTGATACTTTCCCTTGCGAATATTTGATGCCACTTGCTGACGGTGCAGATAGATTTCCTCACAATATAAAGCTATATAATCTTTGTTTAATGAAAACAATTGGTATTGATGCTTGGGTCGAAAAAGCTAGTGATATTAGGAAAACGTATTTTACTAAAAGAATTGTAATTGGTGAGGGTGGAAGTAAAGAAGAATAGGGCATAGGGAATAAGTTTATATATACTATTAAATACCCAGGGCATTTTTTACCTCCTGGGTATTTCTTTGCATTATATGCACAATTATTAAAAATTCTTTTTAACAAATATTATTTTATAGTAAATAAAAATCTCATAACTAGTAAATAATGGTTAAGAGGTGATAATGTGAAACTTTCAAAAATACTACTAGTTTTTATCCTGTTGTCTATATCCTCTTACACGCTATTTACATTTTCACAGAATGTACAGGTTAGCTATGAGACTTCCTTCGCTAACCTTATAGAAGAGGAAGTTGTAGATAGACAACTTATGCTGGTAGGGTTAGCTGACCCAGATTCAGTACAGTGGGATAGTTCACTTCAAGAGCTAAGTTTTTATCTAACTGACGGTGAATACTCGATACCTGTTGTATATAACAAGCCTATTAGTACTGTTATGGATTTGGATGAGGTAGAAATTATGGTGGAAGGTTATTACCGAGAAGGCGTTTTTAATGCTAATAAATTGCAAACGCG
This region includes:
- a CDS encoding adenine nucleotide alpha hydrolase, with amino-acid sequence MTLNIKRTDRKWFLTPVKKNIYNYQMIEDGDRVAVGLSGGKDSSTLFYILSALQKQLPIKFDLVPITLTLGFDDMDITPLINFVSSLEEKLNIEPTLIAKIVFDIRQEKNPCALCANLRRGALYETAKKLNCNKVALGHHLDDAIETFFMNLIFNGQMGIFQPKSYLDRTDITLIRPLISLEESTIIKIVTTKNIPVVKNPCPANKKTKREEIKKLVSSLSEDYSDIRYKFLCAVQNVALENFWNKDQYTKPNIR
- a CDS encoding CoA-binding protein, with protein sequence MDLSNIKTIAVVGVSNKPSRDSHMVAKYLMDAGFEVIPVNPKLEEFLGIKAYPDLLSIPAEKKVDIVNIFRKSSEVMPVIEKAIKIDAKSIWMQLGIVNEEAADVAKKAGLEVVMDQCIKIAHGCQK
- a CDS encoding thioredoxin reductase, whose product is MHDVAIVGGGPAGLTAALYTARSGRKTIIIEKSMPGGQAALTSWIENFPGFPEGVSGPDLMMKFYQQATQFGAEMIIEDVLNVDLHDDIKKIKTTNNNIEAMSVIIASGAQARKLGVQGEGKFQGRGVSYCATCDGAFFKGKKVAVVGGGDSAVEEAIFLTKFASQVQIIHRRDELRATKILQERAINNPKIKFVYSTVVEEIKGNKGVEKIVVKDIKTGVGREEDIDGVFVFIGTVPNTEWLEGLDLNENGYIQTDSFLTTNLPGVFAAGDVREKFFRQVSTAVGDGATAAMSAERYLGEK